One stretch of Oncorhynchus clarkii lewisi isolate Uvic-CL-2024 chromosome 1, UVic_Ocla_1.0, whole genome shotgun sequence DNA includes these proteins:
- the LOC139381398 gene encoding myocyte-specific enhancer factor 2B-like produces the protein MGRKKIQISRILDQRNRQVTFTKRKFGLMKKAYELSVLCDCEIALIIFNSTNRLFQYASTDMDKVLLKYTEYSEPHESRTNADIMETLRRKGLGLDGTELLDTEEHMQVAAEKFGPLSEGMDLSLARQRYYAPSLLSPEAQFLVTAGCENGYPNSSNPSLSSHRPPAFKPLGPRPGSVSPAGPHSHAAFMSPHSGIGYSMFSHGNLSRALEMKTPPPLNLGNDNRRAETYPGIGGIRANLNSARGILYQGMHPGNHMLTMGKAGLLGQSLGGYGLSAGPSDYSHPGFSHAVSLQRGTVNPWQTAQQQEQHVPHLSPAMSSGGCSFPSQASTPTTPPHPSLNLSIKSERASPERICSATSPPLQHLRQHSPMSTPDSARHTPQEPYPANEREEFPKGGFPYPAQQGAAEKGGLALRQLEISDGWQR, from the exons ATGGGaaggaaaaaaatacaaatctctCGTATCCTGGACCAGCGGAATAGACAG GTTACTTTCACCAAGCGTAAGTTTGGCCTGATGAAGAAGGCGTATGAGCTGAGTGTGTTGTGTGACTGTGAGATTGCCCTCATCATCTTCAACAGCACCAACCGTCTGTTCCAGTACGCCAGCACTGACATGGACAAGGTCCTACTCAAGTACACAGAGTACAGCGAGCCTCACGAGAGTAGGACCAACGCAGACATAATGGAG ACTCTGCGGAGAAAAGGCCTGGGTCTGGACGGGACAGAGCTGCTGGACACTGAGGAGCACATGCAGGTTGCAGCAGAGAAGTTCGGTCCACTAAGCGAGGGCATGGACCTCTCCCTGGCCCGCCAGCGCTACTAT GCCCCCTCCCTGCTCTCACCCGAGGCCCAGTTCCTTGTGACTGCTGGCTGTGAGAATGGATACCCCAACTCGTCCAACCCCAGCCTGAGCTCCCACAGACCCCCTGCCTTCAAGCCACTGGGCCCCAGACCAGGCTCAGTCAGCCCTGCAGGGCCCCACAGCCACGCTGCCTTCATGTCTCCACACTCAG GTATTGGCTACTCCATGTTCTCCCATGGCAACCTGAGCCGGGCCTTGGAGATGAAGACTCCTCCCCCTTTGAACCTGGGCAATGACAACCGGCGGGCAGAGACCTACCCTGGTATTGGTGGCATTCGCGCCAACCTCAACAGTGCT AGAGGCATACTGTACCAGGGCATGCACCCAGGGAACCACATGCTGACCATGGGGAAGGCAGGTCTGCTGGGCCAGAGTCTTGGGGGCTACGGCCTCTCTGCTGGACCATCTG ACTACAGCCACCCAGGTTTTTCCCATGCTGTGAGTCTACAGCGTGGTACAGTGAACCCGTGGCAGACGGCACAACAGCAGGAGCAACATGTACCCCACCTCAGCCCAGC GATGTCCAGCGGAGGGTGCTCTTTTCCCTCTCAGGCCTCCACCCCCAccactcctcctcacccctccctcaaCCTCAGCATCAAATCAGAGCGAGCCTCCCCGGAGCGCATCTGCTCTGCGACCTCTCCGCCGCTGCAACATCTGAGGCAGCACTCTCCAATGAGCACCCCCGATTCTGCTCGCCACACCCCCCAGGAACCTTACCCAGCCAATGAGAGAGAGGAATTCCCCAAAGGAGGTTTTCCCTACCCGGCTCAGCAAGGGGCAGCGGAGAAAGGGGGGCTAGCCCTGAGGCAATTAGAAATTAGCGATGGGTGGCAGAGATAG